The genomic interval AGGTCAAATGGCCCCTCAAACTGGGGCAGTTTTATCTTGTATGAGTTGTCATTCATAATGTTACGTATGGATTTCACTTATCTGCCGGCAACTGATCTGTTTTCAGCACTGTAAGTGAAATCCACCAAAAATAGCAAAAATTCCCGCTCATCAGAACTTGGCGGTAAAACCGACCCCGATCACCTGCTTGACCTGCAATCTCGGGCCTAATACGCCTGTTTTCTTATTCTCAAAGACCTTCACATCATCATCGTAGATCATATCCAGGGATATATTGGCGGAAATGTGCTTGTTCACCTGGAGGTTCAGGCTATTGGTCCAGAACAGGTCAATGTTCTGCGGATTATGCTTGTAGTCGGAAAACAGGTCCATTCTCGTCTTATATACTATGTTCTTGGCGAGGGTCTTTACCCAGTTCACCGTCAGATAGGCGCCCAGCTCATTTTTCACGTGCCTGCCGGTGTCTACACCGAAGGCACCCTGCGATGCCAGGTAATCATCCACTACAACCACGTAACGGGCAGTAACAGGAGAAAAGAACACAGAGAGCTGGTCATTGGGTTTATAGTCAAGACCCGGCGAAACCAGGATATATGCAGGTGCAAAAAAACGCGATACCAGTGTAGGTTTGGCAGTATCGGAAGAAGGATACAGGTAACCATCCGTAAACTGGGTGCGTATGTCCAGCAAGGCACTGAGGTACAGGTTCTTGCCTACTTCGTAACCGTATTTGGTGGTAATACCAATGCGGTCATCACTTTTACGGCCGCCAAGGCTGGTGGTGTTCACGTAACCATATGCAAGGTCTAGCACGTTATCCCAGTTATTCTTTCCTTTTTTATAGAAGGCATAAGCATTCAGATTAGATGCTACTGAGAAGGAGAATTTATCACCTCCCGCTGCCCAGTTTGTCAGGCTTCCCTGGTTGATATTCACATTGAAGATCCCTCCTTTTTTCCACAGGGTAGGTACTGTGTCGCTGGCATCCTTTTTAATTCTTCCGCTGGCTTCTTCCCGGGATTTCTTCATCCAGTCGCTCTGCGCGTGCAGCAATGAAGAACATACCAAAAAACAAATAATAGTCAGAACGGATCTTCTCATCAGTATAAACATTTAATGTAGTGGATAAAAATATTGTCGAAAATTGGCGCTACGAACTTGCCGCGTTACAGGAACGCGGGCCGCGAAAATATAAAACAAACGGGGAACTTCCCTGGGGGATATAAAGGCAGGCCAGCCCAAAGCACAACCATTGCAGCGATAGTTACGCTACAAAACTCCGGGCCGGCGTAATGACTGAGATTATTTATTTTTCAATGCATCACGGATCTCCATGAGCAGTTTCTCCTCTGTCGTCAGCTCAGGTGCGGCAGCAGGTACAGGCGCTGCTTCTTCTTTCTTCCTGGTCAGGCGGTTGATAAATTTCACCAGCAGGAAAATACAGAACGCCATGATGACAAAATCAATACAGTTTTGTATAAACACGCCGTATGATACTACCGGTATGCCGGCTTCTTTTGCCTTTTCAATAGTATCTACCGTTCCCTTGCTATAGTCCAGCTGAAAGAATTTTTCCTTGAAGTCTACTTTTCCTGTCAGGATGCCGAGTATTGGCATAAATATGTTATCGACCAATGAAGAAACAATCTTTCCGAAAGCAGCGCCAATGATAACACCGACAGCCAGGTCAATAACATTCCCTTTGGTGGCAAACTCTTTAAATTCTTTGAAGAACGACATAATAAACTTTTTAAGGGTGAAGACAATCTGCGCTAAAGATAATTATTATACTTTATAACTATATAACTGTTACCATTTTATCGCTACAGTGTCGGATATTCCATATTGAAAGAACGGAGTGTATCCCTCAGCGTTTGTGCTATCAGATATTCTTTATACCAGTTCTGATCTGATGGTACTATCTGCCATTTAACATCATTACAATGTTCGATCGCTTCTTCGTACATTTTCATGTAATCCTTCCACAGTTTGGCTTCCGTTGTATCATTCTTGTTATACTTCCACATTTTTTGCGGGTCCTTCCGCCTCTCCTTTAGTCGTTCTTTTTGTTCTTCTTCAGAAATATGCAGATAGAATTTCAGAATAGTGGTATTGTTATGTTCCGTCAGCAGGCGTTCAAAATCGTTGATGGCCTGCATTCTCTTCATGGCCGTTTCATCGTCTATCCATTTATGTACGCGTTGCACCAGGATGTCTTCGTAGTGAGAGCGGTTGAACACGTGTATCATTCCTTTTGCGGGGGCAAACCTGTGTATGCGCCACAGGAAGTCATGATCTTTTTCATCTTCCGTCGGGGCTTTAAATCCGCGGACATTCACTCCCTGGGGATTCATATTTCCCAGTACTTTCCTGATAAGCCCATCCTTACCGCTGGCGTCCATTCCCTGCAATACTACCAGTATGGCATGCTTATGTTCGGCAAATAACAGGTTTTGTAATCCATCCAGCTCGCCCAGTATTTCCTGGGTTACGGCTTTGACAGTCTTCTTTTCCATTCCTTCAGGGGCTCTGGTACTGATCTCTGCGAGATTGATCTTATTCATCTGTCAAGGGTTAAGTTCTTGTAATTGTAACAAAATACACTCCGAAGTGTTGTTATCGTGCGCAAATTATACCTGATCATATAGCAAAATATACGGACATTTGCTGGCTTAAAACAACCTATCGTGAACAACCGCGCCATCAACTGGAGTATTTTCCTCTTATTATCATTGACCTGGGGCAGTTCTTTTATACTGATGAAGATCGGTCTGGAAGCGCTTTCTCCCTACCAGGTGGCCAGTCTTCGCCTGTTCAGTGCAGGTATAGCCTTACTGCCATTCTTCTTCAAATATATTCGTCAGACGCCCCTCAATAAGATCCCTGTCATTATCCTGTCCGGCATCCTGGGCAATCTCTTACCGGCATACCTGTTCTGCATTGCTGAAACACGTATCGACAGTGCGCTGGCGGGTATCCTGAATGGTCTGGTACCGTTGATGTCACTGCTGGCCGGCTTTTTCCTTTTCCGTGCACCTATCGTCAGGCTGCAGTTGCTGGGCATCTTTGCCGGCCTGCTGGGCGTGGTGCTGCTCTTTGTTGTGAAGGGTGTGGATACCGGCTACTGGTATTATGGCCTTTGGATCGTGTTGGCCACCATCTGCTATGGTATCAATATAGCGTTGGTACATCATCATCTGAAAGGATACAGTTCCCTGCAGCTGGGCTCCATTGCGTTATTCTTCTGCGCTCTTTTTGCCTTACCGGTACTGATGTACACCCACTTCTTTCATTTGCTGTCGGGACCTGCCATTCCCTGGCGTTCACTGGCGGCCAGTGTTACCCTGGGCATACTGGGTAGTGGTATCGCATCCGTATTATTCTATATCCTGATCAACAGGGCGGGAGCATTATTCGCTTCTATGGTCACTTATGCCTTGCCGGTGGTGGCTATTGGCTGGGGATTGCTGGCCGGAGAGCGGATCTCTTTCCTGCAGGTATTATGCCTGGGCGTTATACTGGCAGGCGTATATATTGTAAATAAAGCAAAACGCTGATCCTGACGGACCAGCGTTTTGTATAAATTCTTTTCTTGTAAGTCTGGCTGGCAGATGATGATCTGCTGAAGCATTACACTGTTCTTTTGGCCAACAGGCAACCTCACTTAGATCACCATGATCTCTTTTTCCTTCTGCGCACAGTGCTTGTCTACCACCTCGATATATTTATTAGTCAGGCTCTGGATATCTGCCTCTGCATCTTTTGCAATGTCTTCACTCAGGCCATCTTTCTGTAATTTCTTGATGGCTTCGATCGCATCCCTGCGGATATTTCTGATAGCAATTTTCGCCTGTTCACCTTCACCGGCAGCTCGCTTTACAAATTCTTTCCTTCTTTCTTCCGTGAGTGGTGGCAGGAACATACGGATAATCTGACCGTCGTTCTGCGGGTTAATACCAATATTGGATGCGATAATCGCTCTTTCAATAGGCTGCAGCATATTCCTTTCCCATGGCTGGACGGTCAGGGTACGGGCATCCGCCACTGCAATGTTGGCTACCTGC from Chitinophaga filiformis carries:
- a CDS encoding DUF3078 domain-containing protein, with protein sequence MRRSVLTIICFLVCSSLLHAQSDWMKKSREEASGRIKKDASDTVPTLWKKGGIFNVNINQGSLTNWAAGGDKFSFSVASNLNAYAFYKKGKNNWDNVLDLAYGYVNTTSLGGRKSDDRIGITTKYGYEVGKNLYLSALLDIRTQFTDGYLYPSSDTAKPTLVSRFFAPAYILVSPGLDYKPNDQLSVFFSPVTARYVVVVDDYLASQGAFGVDTGRHVKNELGAYLTVNWVKTLAKNIVYKTRMDLFSDYKHNPQNIDLFWTNSLNLQVNKHISANISLDMIYDDDVKVFENKKTGVLGPRLQVKQVIGVGFTAKF
- a CDS encoding PPK2 family polyphosphate kinase, translated to MNKINLAEISTRAPEGMEKKTVKAVTQEILGELDGLQNLLFAEHKHAILVVLQGMDASGKDGLIRKVLGNMNPQGVNVRGFKAPTEDEKDHDFLWRIHRFAPAKGMIHVFNRSHYEDILVQRVHKWIDDETAMKRMQAINDFERLLTEHNNTTILKFYLHISEEEQKERLKERRKDPQKMWKYNKNDTTEAKLWKDYMKMYEEAIEHCNDVKWQIVPSDQNWYKEYLIAQTLRDTLRSFNMEYPTL
- the mscL gene encoding large conductance mechanosensitive channel protein MscL, translating into MSFFKEFKEFATKGNVIDLAVGVIIGAAFGKIVSSLVDNIFMPILGILTGKVDFKEKFFQLDYSKGTVDTIEKAKEAGIPVVSYGVFIQNCIDFVIMAFCIFLLVKFINRLTRKKEEAAPVPAAAPELTTEEKLLMEIRDALKNK
- a CDS encoding DMT family transporter; this encodes MNNRAINWSIFLLLSLTWGSSFILMKIGLEALSPYQVASLRLFSAGIALLPFFFKYIRQTPLNKIPVIILSGILGNLLPAYLFCIAETRIDSALAGILNGLVPLMSLLAGFFLFRAPIVRLQLLGIFAGLLGVVLLFVVKGVDTGYWYYGLWIVLATICYGINIALVHHHLKGYSSLQLGSIALFFCALFALPVLMYTHFFHLLSGPAIPWRSLAASVTLGILGSGIASVLFYILINRAGALFASMVTYALPVVAIGWGLLAGERISFLQVLCLGVILAGVYIVNKAKR
- the frr gene encoding ribosome recycling factor, with product MQDDLTLIIDDATGTMQKAIAHLEVELTKIRAGKANPQILDGITVEYYGAPTPLSQVANIAVADARTLTVQPWERNMLQPIERAIIASNIGINPQNDGQIIRMFLPPLTEERRKEFVKRAAGEGEQAKIAIRNIRRDAIEAIKKLQKDGLSEDIAKDAEADIQSLTNKYIEVVDKHCAQKEKEIMVI